In the Streptomyces formicae genome, one interval contains:
- a CDS encoding lanthionine synthetase LanC family protein, with the protein MRTLAELPDEARLPDRALEIAHAVGDRLREPEAVADIAREAFAAAPPGLMLPGWQPASVLLGHAGVALLHTHRAARGDAVWARAAHAHLAAAAAGVARHGPAAAGDLILPARLHARVSGGYAKLLARSTAAHASFTEAGVRRLAARLAHSGPGLSYLEYDAVAGLARQGRLLLLAADGGDERAAHVLAEVLALFAGLARPVRVGGREVPGWWCDPGRYVVPRDRDAFPRGDLNVGVAHGISGPLALLSLADLAGHRVPGGPEAIRTITDWVLGKEHTDQWGAYWPGRLSYEEETGQAPVEAARTARAGWCYGASGIAGSLHLAGRALGDIKVRARAADAVRAALRRPVPASMEHDPGLCHGRAGLVQAGLRMVAETGDPELWDGVDRAVRGLVDCFDESAAFGFRQYVEHVPGAGAPGNDGGPGAAHLLDSPALLDGAAGAALALASYADVRRGRTLGPDAGAWDAALLMS; encoded by the coding sequence ATGAGGACCTTGGCGGAACTCCCCGACGAGGCGCGTCTTCCCGATCGGGCGCTGGAGATCGCGCATGCGGTCGGCGACCGGCTGCGTGAGCCGGAGGCTGTCGCGGACATCGCGAGGGAGGCTTTCGCGGCCGCGCCGCCCGGTCTGATGCTGCCCGGCTGGCAGCCCGCGTCGGTCCTGCTCGGTCATGCCGGGGTCGCCCTGCTGCACACCCACAGGGCGGCCCGGGGCGACGCGGTGTGGGCGCGGGCGGCCCATGCCCATCTGGCCGCCGCGGCCGCGGGAGTCGCCCGGCACGGTCCGGCCGCCGCGGGCGACCTGATCCTGCCCGCGCGGCTGCACGCCAGAGTCTCCGGAGGGTACGCGAAGCTGCTCGCGCGCAGTACGGCGGCGCACGCCTCCTTCACCGAAGCGGGCGTCCGGCGCCTGGCCGCGCGCCTTGCGCACAGCGGTCCAGGGCTCTCCTACCTGGAGTACGACGCGGTGGCCGGACTCGCCCGGCAGGGCCGCCTCCTGCTGCTCGCCGCGGACGGCGGCGACGAGCGCGCCGCGCACGTCCTCGCGGAGGTGCTCGCCCTGTTCGCGGGTCTCGCCCGACCGGTCCGGGTCGGCGGCAGGGAGGTGCCCGGCTGGTGGTGCGACCCCGGCCGGTACGTCGTGCCCCGCGACCGGGACGCCTTCCCGCGCGGAGACCTCAACGTCGGTGTGGCACACGGCATTTCGGGCCCGCTCGCCCTCCTCTCGCTCGCCGACCTCGCGGGCCACCGGGTGCCGGGCGGCCCCGAGGCCATCAGGACCATCACCGACTGGGTGCTCGGCAAGGAACACACCGACCAGTGGGGCGCGTACTGGCCCGGGCGCCTCTCCTACGAGGAGGAGACGGGGCAGGCCCCCGTCGAAGCGGCACGGACCGCCAGGGCGGGCTGGTGCTACGGCGCGTCCGGCATCGCGGGCTCCCTGCACCTGGCGGGCCGGGCGCTCGGCGACATCAAGGTGCGGGCCCGCGCTGCCGACGCGGTAAGGGCCGCGCTGCGGCGCCCGGTGCCCGCCTCCATGGAGCACGACCCCGGCCTCTGCCACGGCAGGGCGGGCCTGGTGCAGGCCGGGCTCCGGATGGTGGCGGAGACGGGCGACCCGGAGCTGTGGGACGGCGTGGACCGTGCCGTGCGGGGGCTCGTCGACTGCTTCGACGAGAGCGCGGCTTTCGGCTTCCGCCAGTACGTCGAGCACGTCCCGGGCGCGGGGGCCCCGGGGAACGACGGCGGACCCGGCGCCGCCCACCTGCTCGACAGCCCCGCCCTGCTCGACGGCGCCGCGGGCGCCGCGCTCGCGCTCGCCTCCTACGCCGACGTCCGCCGCGGCAGGACGCTCGGCCCGGACGCCGGAGCCTGGGACGCGGCGCTCCTGATGAGCTGA
- a CDS encoding lantibiotic dehydratase has protein sequence MRVKGKVEFGSAGVALLRAAVLALPPDRGGGRSGPDVVVAETAQADGPVAETTGADPLRAELARLTGQSDFMAAVELASPSLAGEARRAAAGEPLKERRLRRLVISLVKYHLRMTYRATPFGLFAGVELAGFGPAPRQRVGTGHHAASRPDAAWLDAVLATLRATPEVLRRTRLVANGLRAERDGRLVLVDFHDGAGAQRLAHSVRLAPVVRHALECAAEPIAWADLAARIAARFPDASAEAVDRCITQLTQGHFLLSDLTPPPDCTAPLTHVLERVDGWDHPFADALREIAAELAALDAAPPAARGRGLAEVTGRMRALHTADDVVQSDLRLAAELVLPHAVEREAERAASTLWRTSLIRSGSPHLRDYHLAFLERYGTDRLVPVLELLDEGRGLGLPDSYRKGPGARPEPHPEADRRDRALAELFLGAFRGASRGDSGRPAEVELDDAALDALAPPEGRRVPASLEIGAELVARSWQDLCEGDFRLLLGANPGSPLGGATFSRFASVWGADTARVGELVRRGAAAGATDELLATVAYRPRVIRSANVAAVPQWLAHRIPLGVGPAAEPGTTDLDVARLAVHADLEGLRLYDTVSGRRVRPVSYSMLNPATGHVPHVARFLLELGQEGHDWCIPWNWGAWSSAPAQPRVTRGRTVLAPARWLPDRELLDAAEGAAGDRGFALGAGRWRRRWDVPRHVLLTRADHRIALDLEEPLHLHVLREELRRSRGLSVVERYGAEWGTSWLRGPEGAHAAEFVFPLVAGERMSADQGSAGAVLREPFVEPSAESRARAAHLPGGEWLYAKLYLPDAHQVTVMTRHLPEIIDPQALASAGVDSWFFLRYADPDPHLRLRFHGDPARLWSALLPVLNRWTERLRGAGLVQRLVLDTYDPETERYGGAAAHGHAERVFRADSAAVVAQLALPVKETGDLPEEVLAALGILDVLTGLGTPDEVLGWLGGERILARRGDVSRQWKNAAADRLDGEGRVRPPGPDVPPGEDPGPLPARWADRARALAELRAALAAEGVPPHRRASVAMSLAHMHCNRLLGTRQEAEVLAHTVAREALALRLDRKRHGR, from the coding sequence GTGCGCGTGAAGGGCAAGGTCGAATTCGGATCAGCGGGAGTGGCGCTGCTGCGCGCGGCGGTGCTCGCTCTTCCCCCGGACCGGGGCGGCGGCCGCTCCGGTCCCGACGTGGTGGTGGCGGAGACGGCCCAGGCCGATGGGCCGGTGGCGGAGACGACCGGGGCCGACCCGCTCCGTGCCGAACTCGCCAGGCTCACCGGGCAGTCGGACTTCATGGCGGCGGTCGAGCTGGCGAGCCCCAGCCTCGCGGGCGAGGCCCGCAGGGCGGCGGCGGGCGAACCGCTCAAGGAGCGGCGGCTGCGGCGACTGGTGATCTCCCTGGTCAAGTACCACCTGCGGATGACCTATCGCGCCACGCCCTTCGGACTCTTCGCGGGCGTCGAGCTCGCCGGGTTCGGCCCGGCGCCGCGGCAGCGCGTCGGCACCGGGCACCACGCCGCGAGCCGCCCGGACGCCGCCTGGCTCGACGCCGTGCTCGCCACCCTGCGGGCGACGCCGGAGGTGCTGCGGCGCACCCGCCTGGTCGCCAACGGGCTGCGCGCCGAGCGGGACGGCAGGCTCGTGCTCGTCGACTTCCACGACGGCGCGGGGGCCCAGCGCCTGGCCCACTCGGTGCGGCTCGCGCCCGTCGTGCGCCACGCCCTGGAGTGCGCGGCCGAACCGATCGCCTGGGCGGACCTCGCCGCCCGGATCGCCGCGCGTTTCCCCGACGCCTCCGCCGAAGCGGTGGACCGCTGCATCACCCAGCTCACACAGGGCCACTTCCTGCTCAGCGACCTCACGCCGCCGCCCGACTGCACCGCACCGCTGACGCACGTCCTGGAGCGCGTCGACGGCTGGGACCACCCCTTCGCCGACGCCCTGCGCGAGATCGCCGCGGAGCTCGCCGCGCTGGACGCCGCGCCCCCGGCCGCGCGCGGCCGGGGGCTCGCCGAGGTCACCGGGCGGATGCGCGCGCTGCACACGGCCGACGACGTCGTCCAGTCCGATCTGCGCCTGGCCGCCGAACTCGTGCTGCCGCACGCGGTGGAGCGCGAGGCCGAGCGGGCGGCGAGCACGCTGTGGCGCACCTCGCTGATCCGGTCAGGGAGCCCGCACCTGCGCGACTACCACCTCGCCTTCCTGGAGCGGTACGGCACCGACCGCCTCGTGCCCGTCCTCGAACTCCTCGACGAGGGACGCGGGTTGGGCCTGCCCGACTCCTATCGCAAGGGACCGGGCGCACGGCCGGAGCCGCACCCCGAGGCGGACCGGCGTGATCGCGCCCTCGCCGAACTCTTCCTCGGCGCCTTCCGCGGCGCTTCCCGGGGCGACAGCGGGCGGCCCGCCGAGGTGGAGCTCGACGACGCCGCGCTCGACGCCCTCGCGCCGCCCGAGGGCCGCCGCGTACCCGCCTCCCTGGAGATCGGCGCCGAACTCGTCGCGCGCAGCTGGCAGGACCTGTGCGAAGGGGACTTTCGGCTGCTGCTCGGCGCCAACCCGGGCTCGCCCCTGGGCGGTGCCACCTTCAGCAGGTTCGCCTCCGTGTGGGGCGCGGACACCGCGCGGGTGGGGGAGCTGGTGCGGCGCGGCGCGGCCGCAGGGGCCACCGACGAGCTCCTGGCCACCGTCGCCTACCGGCCCCGCGTCATCCGCTCCGCCAACGTGGCCGCCGTTCCCCAGTGGCTCGCGCACCGCATTCCGCTCGGGGTCGGACCCGCGGCGGAACCCGGCACGACGGACCTGGACGTGGCGCGCCTCGCCGTCCACGCCGACCTCGAAGGGCTGCGTTTGTACGACACCGTGAGCGGACGGCGGGTGCGCCCGGTGTCGTACTCCATGCTCAACCCCGCCACCGGGCACGTGCCGCACGTCGCCCGCTTCCTGCTCGAACTCGGGCAGGAGGGGCACGACTGGTGCATCCCCTGGAACTGGGGCGCCTGGTCGTCGGCGCCCGCCCAGCCCCGCGTCACGCGCGGCAGGACCGTGCTCGCCCCGGCCCGTTGGCTGCCCGACCGCGAACTCCTCGACGCCGCCGAGGGAGCGGCGGGGGACCGGGGCTTCGCCCTCGGTGCCGGGCGGTGGCGGCGCCGCTGGGACGTGCCACGGCACGTCCTGCTGACCCGCGCCGACCACCGCATCGCCCTCGACCTCGAAGAGCCGCTCCATCTGCACGTCCTGCGCGAGGAGTTGAGGCGCTCACGCGGCCTGTCGGTCGTGGAGCGGTACGGGGCCGAGTGGGGGACGTCCTGGCTGAGGGGGCCCGAGGGGGCGCACGCGGCGGAGTTCGTCTTCCCGCTCGTGGCGGGGGAGCGGATGAGCGCCGATCAGGGGAGTGCCGGCGCGGTCCTCCGCGAGCCCTTCGTCGAGCCCTCGGCCGAGTCCCGCGCCCGCGCCGCGCACCTCCCCGGCGGCGAGTGGCTCTACGCCAAGCTCTACCTGCCCGACGCCCATCAAGTCACCGTAATGACACGGCACTTGCCCGAGATCATCGACCCGCAGGCGCTCGCCTCCGCCGGTGTCGACAGCTGGTTCTTCCTCCGCTACGCCGACCCCGACCCGCATCTGCGGCTCCGCTTCCACGGCGACCCCGCACGGCTCTGGTCGGCGCTGCTCCCCGTACTCAACCGCTGGACGGAGCGGCTGCGCGGCGCCGGGCTAGTCCAGCGTCTCGTCCTCGACACCTACGACCCCGAGACCGAACGCTACGGGGGCGCCGCCGCGCACGGGCACGCGGAGCGGGTCTTCCGCGCCGACAGCGCGGCGGTGGTGGCCCAACTCGCCCTGCCCGTCAAGGAGACGGGAGACCTGCCGGAGGAAGTGCTCGCCGCCCTCGGCATCCTCGACGTCCTCACCGGGCTCGGCACCCCGGACGAGGTCCTGGGCTGGCTCGGCGGCGAACGGATCCTGGCCCGGCGCGGTGACGTGTCGCGCCAGTGGAAGAACGCGGCCGCCGACCGGCTCGACGGCGAGGGCCGGGTACGGCCGCCGGGACCGGACGTGCCGCCCGGCGAGGACCCCGGCCCGCTCCCCGCCCGCTGGGCGGACCGCGCACGGGCGCTCGCCGAGCTGCGTGCCGCGCTCGCCGCCGAAGGAGTGCCCCCGCACCGCAGGGCCTCCGTCGCCATGAGCCTCGCGCACATGCACTGCAACCGGCTCCTCGGGACCCGGCAGGAAGCGGAAGTGCTCGCCCACACCGTCGCGCGCGAGGCGCTCGCGCTGCGTCTCGACAGGAAGCGGCACGGCAGATGA
- a CDS encoding chitinase C-terminal domain-containing protein has product MHPVRPRTTLLATGAAVAGLLLGGLTASTSHAADNESCRPDGLYKTPGVDVPYCSVYDSAGREKMGADHQRRVIGYFTGWRTGKNGEPAYLASDIPWDKVTHLNYAFAHVDKDNKISVGSDGEKNAATGMTWPGVAGAEMDPALPYKGHFNLLNKFKKQHPNVKTLVSVGGWAETGGYFGDDGKRVDSGGFYSMATNADGSVNQAGIDTFADSTVAFIKKYGFNGVDIDYEYPTTMKDSGNPLDWQLSNARRAGLVKGYAALMKSLREKLDRAGAADGKHYMLTVAAPSSGYLLRGMETFQVQKYLDYVNIMSYDLHGAWNEYVGPNASLYDDGKDAELAAAGVYGSQQYGGIGYLNTDWAYHYFRGSMPAGRINIGLPYYTRGFKNVQGGTDGLWGKAATTNCPAGAGLTKCGDGAVGIDNLWHDKDANGKESPAGSNPMWHAKNLEKGVVGDYVTKYGFAADTKLTGTYARKYDSTLVAPWLWNADKKVFLSTEDEQSVKAKADYVVDKGIGGTMVWELAGDYKFNSAKGQYEIGDTLTTAMYDKFKAAAPYGAKVAGQDLPAKAVDIGVQFGDFKLGDSNYPITPKLKITNNTKTTLPGGTEFQFDYATSAPGNASDQSGFGTKVISSGHTGSNVGGLKGDFHRVSLKLPAWQTLAPGASVDLSFNYYLPVSTPSNWTVNIGGTTYALAGDLARGTTLVEPGTGTGPTDPPGPTDPPGKCAPAAWSATSEYGSGSVVSQDGHTWKAKWWTKGDKPGTTGEWGVWQDLGAC; this is encoded by the coding sequence GTGCATCCCGTACGACCCCGGACCACGCTCCTCGCCACCGGCGCGGCCGTCGCCGGACTACTGCTCGGCGGCCTCACCGCGAGTACGTCCCACGCCGCCGACAACGAGTCCTGCAGACCCGACGGCCTGTACAAGACACCGGGCGTGGACGTTCCCTACTGTTCCGTCTACGACAGCGCGGGCCGCGAGAAGATGGGCGCCGACCACCAGCGGCGCGTCATCGGCTACTTCACCGGCTGGCGCACCGGCAAGAACGGCGAGCCCGCCTATCTGGCCTCCGACATCCCGTGGGACAAGGTCACCCACCTCAACTACGCCTTCGCGCACGTCGACAAGGACAACAAGATCTCCGTCGGCTCCGACGGCGAGAAGAACGCCGCGACCGGCATGACGTGGCCGGGCGTCGCGGGCGCCGAGATGGACCCCGCGCTCCCCTACAAGGGGCACTTCAACCTCCTGAACAAGTTCAAGAAGCAGCACCCGAACGTCAAGACCCTGGTCTCGGTGGGCGGTTGGGCCGAGACCGGCGGCTACTTCGGCGACGACGGCAAGCGCGTGGACTCCGGCGGCTTCTACTCGATGGCCACCAACGCGGACGGCTCCGTCAACCAGGCGGGCATCGACACGTTCGCCGACTCCACCGTCGCGTTCATCAAGAAGTACGGCTTCAACGGCGTCGACATCGACTACGAGTACCCGACGACGATGAAGGACTCGGGCAACCCGCTCGACTGGCAGCTCTCCAACGCCCGCCGCGCGGGCCTGGTCAAGGGCTACGCCGCGCTGATGAAGTCCCTGCGCGAGAAGCTCGACAGGGCGGGCGCCGCCGACGGCAAGCACTACATGCTGACCGTCGCGGCCCCCTCGTCCGGCTATCTGCTGCGCGGCATGGAGACCTTCCAAGTCCAGAAGTACCTGGACTACGTCAACATCATGTCGTACGACCTGCACGGCGCGTGGAACGAGTACGTGGGCCCGAACGCCTCGCTCTACGACGACGGCAAGGACGCCGAGCTCGCGGCGGCCGGTGTCTACGGCAGCCAGCAGTACGGCGGCATCGGCTACCTCAACACCGACTGGGCGTACCACTACTTCCGCGGCTCGATGCCCGCGGGACGGATCAACATCGGACTGCCGTACTACACCCGCGGCTTCAAGAACGTGCAGGGCGGCACGGACGGCCTCTGGGGCAAGGCGGCCACCACGAACTGCCCGGCCGGGGCCGGACTCACCAAGTGCGGTGACGGCGCCGTCGGCATCGACAACCTGTGGCACGACAAGGACGCCAACGGCAAGGAGTCTCCTGCCGGTTCGAACCCGATGTGGCACGCCAAGAACCTGGAGAAGGGCGTCGTCGGCGACTACGTGACCAAGTACGGTTTCGCCGCCGACACCAAGCTGACCGGCACCTACGCCCGCAAGTACGACTCCACCCTGGTCGCGCCCTGGCTCTGGAACGCCGACAAGAAGGTCTTCCTGTCCACCGAGGACGAGCAGTCGGTGAAGGCCAAGGCCGACTACGTGGTCGACAAGGGCATCGGCGGCACGATGGTGTGGGAGCTCGCGGGCGACTACAAGTTCAACTCCGCCAAGGGCCAGTACGAGATCGGCGACACGCTCACGACCGCGATGTACGACAAGTTCAAGGCGGCCGCCCCGTACGGCGCGAAGGTCGCGGGCCAGGACCTGCCGGCCAAGGCCGTCGACATCGGCGTGCAGTTCGGCGACTTCAAGCTCGGCGACTCCAACTACCCGATCACGCCCAAGCTGAAGATCACCAACAACACGAAGACGACGCTGCCCGGCGGCACGGAGTTCCAGTTCGACTACGCCACCTCCGCTCCCGGCAACGCGTCCGACCAGTCGGGCTTCGGCACGAAGGTGATCAGCAGCGGCCACACCGGCAGCAACGTCGGCGGCCTCAAGGGCGACTTCCACCGCGTCTCGCTGAAGCTCCCCGCCTGGCAGACGCTGGCCCCCGGCGCATCCGTCGACCTGTCCTTCAACTACTACCTGCCGGTGTCGACCCCGTCGAACTGGACGGTGAACATCGGCGGCACGACGTACGCCCTCGCCGGTGACCTGGCCCGCGGCACCACCCTCGTCGAGCCCGGCACGGGCACGGGCCCCACGGACCCGCCCGGCCCCACCGACCCGCCCGGCAAGTGCGCCCCCGCCGCCTGGAGCGCGACGTCCGAGTACGGCAGCGGGAGCGTCGTGTCGCAGGACGGGCACACCTGGAAGGCCAAGTGGTGGACGAAGGGCGACAAGCCCGGCACCACCGGCGAGTGGGGGGTCTGGCAGGACCTGGGCGCCTGCTGA
- a CDS encoding RNA polymerase sigma-70 factor translates to MSTETISAEEFASHRPRVFGLAYRMLGSAQEAEDTVQDAYLRWRGARRADIERPAAWLAKTVTHLCLNRLTSARARREEYVGTWLPEPVITSGGALGPLESAEQRDAVSMALLVVLERLTPTERAVYVLREAFAYGHREIAGVLDTSEANSRQLYRRAARAVAAGRTRFEPEPRPHRELVEAFLAAARDGDVAGLEKLLAADVTWWGDGGGKVTAARRPVLGREKVVRFLVGGMRTFGAAMDFSYAEVNGAPAVLARVEGTLVGTASFELSGDGAVIGVRAVVNPDKLAYAERQVAPV, encoded by the coding sequence GTGAGCACAGAGACGATCTCGGCGGAGGAGTTCGCCTCCCACCGCCCGCGCGTGTTCGGCCTCGCCTACCGGATGCTCGGCTCCGCGCAGGAGGCGGAGGACACCGTCCAGGACGCGTACCTGCGCTGGCGCGGCGCGCGCCGCGCGGACATCGAACGGCCCGCCGCCTGGCTGGCGAAGACCGTCACCCATCTCTGTCTGAACCGGCTCACCTCCGCCCGCGCCCGGCGCGAGGAGTACGTGGGCACCTGGCTGCCCGAACCGGTGATCACCTCGGGCGGGGCGCTCGGCCCCCTGGAGTCGGCGGAGCAGCGCGACGCGGTGTCGATGGCGCTCCTGGTCGTCCTGGAGCGGCTCACGCCGACCGAACGCGCGGTGTACGTGCTGCGCGAGGCGTTCGCGTACGGCCACCGCGAGATCGCCGGTGTCCTCGACACGAGCGAGGCCAACTCCCGCCAGCTGTACCGCAGGGCGGCGCGCGCGGTCGCCGCAGGGCGGACCCGCTTCGAGCCGGAGCCCCGTCCGCACCGGGAACTCGTCGAGGCGTTCCTCGCGGCGGCCAGGGACGGCGACGTCGCGGGCCTGGAGAAGCTGCTCGCCGCCGACGTGACCTGGTGGGGCGACGGCGGCGGCAAGGTCACCGCGGCCCGCAGGCCGGTCCTGGGACGCGAGAAGGTCGTACGGTTCCTGGTGGGCGGCATGCGGACGTTCGGTGCCGCGATGGACTTCTCGTACGCCGAGGTCAACGGCGCGCCCGCGGTGCTCGCGCGGGTCGAGGGGACGCTGGTGGGCACCGCCTCCTTCGAACTGTCCGGCGACGGCGCGGTCATCGGGGTGCGGGCCGTGGTCAACCCGGACAAACTGGCGTACGCGGAGCGCCAGGTGGCCCCGGTCTAG
- a CDS encoding SDR family oxidoreductase — translation MTTILVTGGTGTLGRLVTERLRTEGHEVRVLSRRSRPYAVDLREGTGLDTAVAGVATIVHCASTPRGGDERAARNLIEAARAAGVAHLVYISIVGVDRVPLGYYKSKLAVERLIEESGLGWTILRTTQFHDLVLSILESTAKLPLMPVLAGVGDQPIEVSEVADRLAELAVAHPAGRVPDMGGPEIHTFTDLARTYLRTTGKRRALLPVRLPGKTFRAARSGGHLTPERAVDRGTFEEFLRARSGGPR, via the coding sequence ATGACCACGATCCTGGTGACCGGCGGCACCGGAACCCTCGGCCGCCTCGTGACCGAACGGCTGCGTACGGAGGGCCACGAGGTGCGCGTGCTCAGCCGCCGCTCCCGGCCCTACGCCGTCGACCTGCGCGAGGGCACGGGCCTCGACACGGCGGTGGCGGGGGTGGCAACGATCGTGCACTGCGCGAGCACGCCGCGCGGCGGTGACGAGCGCGCCGCGCGGAACCTGATCGAGGCGGCCCGCGCCGCAGGCGTCGCGCACCTGGTGTACATCTCGATCGTCGGCGTCGACCGCGTGCCGCTCGGCTACTACAAGTCCAAGCTCGCCGTGGAACGGCTGATCGAGGAGTCGGGCCTCGGCTGGACGATCCTGCGGACCACCCAGTTCCACGACCTGGTCCTCTCGATCCTGGAGAGCACGGCGAAGCTCCCGCTGATGCCGGTCCTCGCGGGCGTCGGCGACCAGCCGATCGAGGTCTCCGAAGTCGCCGACCGCCTGGCGGAGTTGGCCGTCGCGCACCCCGCGGGCCGGGTCCCCGACATGGGAGGCCCCGAGATCCACACGTTCACCGACCTGGCCCGCACCTACCTGCGGACCACCGGCAAGCGCCGCGCGCTCCTGCCCGTACGCCTCCCGGGCAAGACGTTCCGCGCGGCACGATCGGGCGGCCACCTGACTCCGGAACGGGCCGTGGACAGGGGCACGTTCGAGGAGTTCCTTAGGGCACGGTCAGGAGGGCCCCGCTAG
- a CDS encoding ROK family transcriptional regulator: MPVSPASPSTARAINDRLALGLLQSEGPLTANQLKQLTGLSRPSVADLVERLQDSGLIAVVGEAGAARRGPNARLYGIVADRAHLAALDVRTESVSVVVTDLLGAVLAEGSAAIDGDTGAAVDGALALVERTAKEGGVERLHTLGIGAPGLIDPATGELHDTTSLPAWHRRLAGVLQERFGARVLVENESNLAARAEQRDGAAHDKDTFVLLWLGDGVGAAVVLDGVVRRGASGGAGEIGFLPVPGTGSLPSATGCEGGFHSLACADALRELGAEHGILKPDMSAADVVRYAVEAAEGAFLDAAADRIAVGAAAMAALLDPGCVVLGGEIGRAGGAALAGRVAGRVGVMSPLRTEVRASVLGGAAVLRGALLAALDSAQDELFGPASGY; the protein is encoded by the coding sequence ATGCCTGTCTCGCCTGCCTCACCGAGTACCGCCCGGGCCATCAACGACCGGCTCGCGCTGGGGCTCCTGCAGAGTGAAGGGCCGCTGACGGCGAACCAGTTGAAGCAGCTCACGGGCCTGTCGCGGCCCTCGGTCGCCGACCTCGTCGAGCGACTCCAGGACTCCGGGCTCATCGCGGTCGTCGGGGAGGCGGGTGCCGCGCGGCGCGGGCCCAACGCCCGGCTCTACGGGATCGTCGCCGACCGGGCCCACCTCGCGGCCCTCGACGTGCGCACCGAGAGCGTCTCCGTCGTCGTCACCGACCTGCTGGGCGCGGTGCTCGCCGAGGGCTCGGCGGCCATCGACGGCGACACCGGCGCCGCCGTCGACGGTGCCCTCGCCCTCGTCGAGCGCACCGCCAAGGAGGGCGGCGTCGAACGGCTGCACACCCTCGGCATCGGCGCGCCCGGACTCATCGACCCGGCCACCGGCGAACTGCACGACACGACCTCGCTGCCCGCCTGGCACCGCCGCCTCGCCGGTGTCCTCCAGGAGCGGTTCGGCGCCCGCGTCCTGGTGGAGAACGAGAGCAACCTCGCGGCCCGCGCCGAACAGCGTGACGGCGCCGCGCACGACAAGGACACCTTCGTACTGCTCTGGCTCGGCGACGGCGTCGGCGCCGCCGTGGTCCTCGACGGAGTGGTGCGCAGGGGCGCGTCCGGCGGCGCGGGCGAGATCGGCTTCCTGCCCGTGCCCGGCACCGGATCCCTGCCCTCCGCCACCGGCTGCGAGGGCGGCTTCCACTCGCTGGCCTGCGCCGACGCGCTCCGTGAACTCGGCGCGGAGCACGGGATCCTGAAGCCCGACATGAGCGCGGCTGACGTGGTGCGGTACGCGGTGGAGGCGGCGGAGGGGGCGTTCCTCGACGCCGCCGCCGACCGGATCGCCGTCGGCGCGGCCGCGATGGCCGCGCTCCTCGACCCCGGCTGTGTCGTGCTCGGCGGTGAGATCGGCCGGGCGGGGGGCGCGGCGCTGGCCGGGCGGGTCGCGGGGCGGGTCGGGGTGATGTCGCCCCTCCGTACGGAGGTGCGTGCCAGTGTGCTGGGTGGGGCCGCGGTGTTGCGGGGGGCGTTGCTTGCTGCGCTCGATTCGGCGCAGGATGAACTCTTTGGACCGGCTTCGGGATACTGA
- a CDS encoding MFS transporter translates to MSEVVYDKHRLKRARIAVATVFCVHGAVAGSFATRVPWIQDHADVSAGMLGLALAFPAIGASVAMPLASRISHRFGARTALRGLLAMWTLALLLPSLAPNLPTLCLALLVYGATSGMSDVTMNAIGVETETLMKKSIMSGLHGMWSVGALIGSAAGTVAAHLGSDARLHHALAAAALTAIGLTVCQGVLDVQAEPEEEAPPRFSLPPKSALLIGAVGFCAVFAEGASLDWSAVYLRDVLDSSAGVAAACTTGFTLTMAIARLVGDAVVNRFGAVRTVRAGGVLAALGGLLVVLATHPVMAMSGFALMGLGIAVVVPLAFAAAGHSGPNPSQAIAGVATITYTSSLIAPSAIGALAQATSLVTSFGLVTLLACGLTVFAGVLRTGGRKAAQSAPADATAPGPRS, encoded by the coding sequence ATGAGTGAAGTGGTCTACGACAAGCACCGGCTGAAGCGGGCGCGGATCGCCGTCGCGACGGTCTTCTGCGTGCACGGCGCGGTCGCGGGATCCTTCGCGACCCGGGTGCCCTGGATCCAGGATCACGCCGACGTCAGCGCGGGCATGCTCGGCCTCGCCCTCGCCTTCCCCGCGATCGGCGCCTCCGTCGCGATGCCGCTCGCGAGCCGCATCAGCCACCGCTTCGGCGCCCGCACCGCGCTGCGCGGACTGCTCGCGATGTGGACGCTCGCCCTGCTCCTGCCCTCGCTCGCGCCGAACCTGCCGACGCTCTGTCTGGCCCTCCTCGTGTACGGCGCGACCTCGGGCATGTCGGACGTGACGATGAACGCGATCGGCGTCGAGACCGAGACCCTCATGAAGAAGTCGATCATGTCGGGCCTGCACGGCATGTGGAGCGTCGGCGCCCTGATCGGCTCCGCGGCGGGGACGGTCGCCGCCCACCTCGGCTCGGACGCGCGTCTGCACCACGCCCTCGCCGCCGCGGCCCTCACCGCGATCGGCCTCACCGTCTGCCAGGGCGTGCTCGACGTCCAGGCGGAGCCCGAGGAGGAGGCGCCGCCGCGGTTCTCGCTGCCGCCCAAGTCGGCGCTGCTCATCGGCGCGGTCGGCTTCTGCGCGGTCTTCGCCGAGGGCGCGAGCCTGGACTGGTCGGCGGTCTACCTGCGGGACGTCCTGGACAGCTCGGCCGGCGTCGCCGCGGCCTGCACCACCGGCTTCACCCTCACCATGGCGATCGCGCGGCTCGTGGGCGACGCGGTGGTGAACCGGTTCGGCGCGGTGCGCACGGTGCGCGCGGGCGGCGTCCTCGCGGCGCTGGGCGGCCTCCTCGTGGTCCTCGCCACGCATCCGGTGATGGCGATGAGCGGCTTCGCCCTGATGGGCCTCGGCATCGCGGTGGTGGTGCCGCTCGCCTTCGCCGCCGCCGGGCACAGCGGCCCCAACCCCAGCCAGGCCATCGCGGGCGTCGCCACCATCACGTACACCTCCAGCCTGATCGCCCCCTCGGCGATCGGCGCCCTCGCCCAGGCCACGAGCCTCGTGACCTCCTTCGGCCTGGTGACCCTGCTCGCCTGCGGCCTCACGGTCTTCGCGGGCGTCCTGCGCACGGGCGGCCGCAAGGCGGCACAGTCCGCGCCCGCGGACGCGACGGCGCCCGGACCGAGGTCCTGA